The Terriglobia bacterium genomic interval GGATCGTGCGCATTCTTTTGGAAACGGCGATGACGTCTAACGTCAATCCCCAAACACCGGACGGTTCATCTTTCCGCATGCCGGATGCAGGAGCGGGATAGATCTGCTCATTGGCGGGCGCCGGGGTCCCCTGTTTTGTGGCGGGCTTCGCCAGAGCTGCAGGCACCGACCTCGCCAGGGCTTCGATCTTCTCACGAAGGCCGATGGCGCCAAAGCCGCTGGTGCTCGATCCGCCGATAAACTCGGCAATGGTATGGAACATGTCGCTTCGCACCTGTGCAAGATCAAGTTCGCTCTTGGTTTCATCAATCCGGGTCTGAAGTGATTCCCGCCGCGGGCCGGTTTCATTGGCCTGCTTCTGTTGCAGCGATTCCAGTTCCTTCTTGTTTGCCCGAACCTGCTGGTCCAGGTTGGTCATCATTTGGCGCAGGGCTTGATAACGCGATGGGGCGGCTTGGTCCCGACCCCCCGCCTGCCCCGACGCCTCTTCTTTTTCGATCGACTCCGCTTCGGCTCTGGCGAACTCGAAGGCGAGCGACACTACCTGGTTTGCGATCTGCTGATTGTCATTGACGACCATTCCCTCGTCGGGATCAGTCATCAGTTGCCTCTGAAGGTCGAGCTGCTGATACCAGCCTATGGTCTGATTGAGGTATTGAAGAAGCACCGCCGAGTTCAGGTCAGTACCCGGTGCGGTCTGCGAAAACGAGACCCACACTCCGGAAACCAGGATGGCAAATATGAGTCCCAATGCCTTTTTAAAACGAAAAAACCTCATGGGAAGATTCCGATCTCAATGTTCTGTTCTTATAGTGTAGACGATTAGATCGGCGGATTCCATTTGTACGCAGGAAAATCAAAGCAGCCAGGTGGGCTGCACCCCTATCGCGAGACAAGAGAAATAAGGAAATAGGACGCCCAATTTCCAGCGGCCGGGAAATCAGGTGGCGCCCGAGCGCCGGCATAAACCGGCATGAAGTCGAGAGTGAAAGAGTCTTACAGGACCGGAGCTCCTGAGGCATCGATCACGCGCCCGAATATGCCCGCATCTGGGTGCCTCAAATGATCCGGGTCATGGACGCCCGCGCCTGAAATGCCGAGGAAGTGAGTGCAAAGGCTGCAGCTTGCAAGCCCGATACGTGCAATATTTGCGCCTGGTGCTGCCCTTGTGAAGAAGAATATACCAATGCGGCGTTCCGCGCGCAGTGCTCCTAATTGTTGGCATCGAAAAACTTCCTCCCTTCGCGGACTGCCGCGAATTCTGTTATCTGTCCAGTGGCACGGGGTTTGCGATAGAGACAGTGCTCCTTTTGCTGATTTGGCAGGGAGTGGAAGCAGGCTCCATTGGGAGCCGGACGCAATCGGGATTTTTGTGTATCTGAGGGAGGGAAGTTCGTTATGCGAAGCAAAACGTTCGCAGTCGGATCGATCGTCGTGATTGCCGGATTGCTGGCCATTGCCGGCCTGGCTCAAAACCGGATTCCACATCAGGGGGCGACAGCGCCCATGGCCCATGCTGCCGCCCAGAATGTCGTTACGCTGGCGGGCACGGTAACCAGCGTCAACATGGCCCCCGGCCGGGGGATGCCTTCGGTCGTGCTTCATACCCCGGCAGGCGATTTTACCGTCCTGCTCGGCCCGTATCGGCTGTTGACGAACAACAAGTTTGAGATCAAGCCCGGAGACACAGCGCAGGTCAAGGCATTCCAGGATCCCCAAACGGCCAATGCCTATGTGGCAACCGAGATTACCGTAAACGGTTCCACGCTTGTCCTCAGAGACGCCGGCGGCATGCCGCACGCCGGCGGGCGCATGGGAATGCAGCAAGGCGGCAGAATGATGGGCATGCAACACAATGCCGACGGCACGATGCAGGGAATGCGCGGAATGCATGCAATGCACGGGGCGGGCACCTGCGCTTACAGCGCAGCGAATCTCGACCTCAGTGCCCTCACCGTCCTCGAAGGTGCGGTGCTGAGCGTCAATCTCGGCGCCGGCCAGGGTATGCCGACATTCGTACTGACCTCGGGTGGAAAGAACCTGACGATCGCAGCCTGTCCATACCATGCTTTGGTGAAGGCAGGTTTCCAGATATCGGCAGGTGACGTCATGTCGGTAAAAGCCTACCCCATCACCAACGCGGCGGGGAGCTATGTCGCGGCGGAGCTCAACAATCTGACAACCTCGAAAAGCCTGAAGCTCCGGGACGAGAGTGGCATGCCCTTGGGCATGCAAGGTGACTGTCCCATGAAAGGGAACTGTCCGTACATCAAGTAACAGGACCGGGGTCTGTGCCGAGCCTGAAGACCTCCAAGACCTTTGAGGATTTGCCCTAAGTCCCTCGGGGGTCATGGAGGTCTTTGTCGTTCGGCAGGTGCAACTCCTTGCTGAAAAAGGTCTCCCGACTTTCCCGCGCCGCCCGCCTCGCGTCTCATCGCCGGCCCCTCTTGTGCTGGCAATAAGTGCCAAAAATTTGTATAGTTACCCCCCATGAGTTTGGAGATCGCGGCTTTTCTTTCATACGGAATGGATGGATTATGGCTTCCAAAAACCCTACTAATAAGAAGACGTTGTCTGCCCGGGGAATCCTGGACGATACCGGCAGCTTTGTTCATCGACACATAGGCCCGAGCGAACAGGATTGTCAGTCCATGCTGGAGGTCCTCGGTTTTCCCACGCTTGATGCTTTGATCGACAAGACCGTCCCGGCGCCGATTCGCATCCAGGCGCCGCTGCGGCTCGAGGAGGCGCGCAGCGAGCATGTAGCCTTGAGCGGGCTGCGCGAGCTGGCCTCCATGAACAAGTTGTTTCGGTCGTACATCGGCATGGGTTATTACGACTGCATCACCCCGCCGGTGATTCAACGCAACATCTTCGAAAACCCCGGGTGGTACACGCAGTATACTCCCTATCAGCCTGAAATTTCCCAAGGGCGGCTTGAAGCGTTGCTTAACTTTCAAACCATGGTTGCGGATCTGACCGGCCTGCCGGTTGCGAATGCGTCCCTGCTCGATGAAGCGACGGCCGCGGCCGAGGCCATGAACATGTGCTACGCCTTGAGCAAGGAAGAACGCAACTGTTTCTTCATCTCGGATCAGTGCCACCCGCAGATCATCGAGGTGGTCAGGACCAGAGCCGACGCGAAAGGGATCGAGGTGCTGGTCGGCGATCATGAGACTTTCGATTTTGCGCATCCGGTCTGCGGCGCACTGGTGCAGTATCCAGCCACTGACGGCTCGATCTGCGATTACTCCGCTTTCATCGAGCGGGCGCACCGGGCCGGAGCCTTGGTTGCGGTGGCCGCCGATCTGCTGAGCCTCACACTCCTGAAGGCTCCGGGGGAATTCGGGGCGGATGTGGCTGTCGGCACCTCCCAGCGTTTCGGCGTGCCCCTCGGCTACGGCGGTCCCCACGCGGCGTACATGTCTACCCGGGATGAATACAAGCGCTACATGCCTGGCCGCATCGTGGGGGTGTCCAAGGATCCGCATGGGAACGAAGCCCTGCGACTGGCGCTGCAGACACGCGAACAGCACATCCGGCGCGAAAAGGCGACGAGCAACATCTGTACAGCCCAGGTGTTACTTGCAGTCATGGCCAGCATGTACGCGATTTACCACGGCCCCTGCGGGCTCCGAAAGATCGCCGGGCGCATCCACCTGCTCACGTCGGTCCTGGCTAAACGCCTTGCACAGCTCGGCCATTCAGTCGGGCCCGAACTTTTCTTCGACACGCTTCGGGTGAAGCTGGGAAAGGGGCGTCTCGCCGGCATTCTTGACGCCGCGCGCGCCCATAAGATCAACCTGCGGATCATCAACGACACCACGGTCGGAATCAGTCTGGATGAGACCGTCACCGCCGGAGACCTCAAGGACCTGCTCATTGTTTTTGGTGAGCGCCAGGGCCTGCAGGAAGCAGAGATTGAAGATCTGGCCGGGACCGTCACAGCTTCTTACCCGGCGCACCTCGCCCGCACGAGCAGCTATCTGACACAGCCGGTGTTCAACCGCTATCACTCCGAAACAGAACTGCTGCGTTATACGCGCCGTCTCGAAGCGAGGGATCTCTCGCTCACCGCCTCGATGATCCCGCTCGGCTCCTGCACCATGAAGCTCAACGGCACCGCAGAAATGTATCCCGTGAGCTGGCCGGAGTTCAACCGGATCCATCCTTTCGCGCCGTTGGATCAGACCTCGGGCTATCAAGCCCTGTTCCGGCACCTGGAGCAGGCGCTGATTGAGATCACAGGCTTCGCGGGCGTTTCGTTGCAACCTAATTCCGGCGCCCAGGGGGAATTCACCGGTCTTCTCGTGATCCGCAAGTACCTCGACAGCCGGGGAGACGGGCATCGCAATGTGTGCCTCATCCCCCATTCCGCTCACGGCACGAATCCCGCCAGCGCGATCATGGCCGGATTCAAAGTGGTTGTGGTCGAATGTGACGAACTGGGCAATATCGATGTGACCGACCTCAAGGCGAAAGCGGAGCTTCATGCGCGCGACCTCGGTGCGTTGATGGTCACCTATCCTTCAACCCACGGCGTGTTCGAAGAAGCGATCAAGGAGATCTGCGCTATTGTGCATGCGAACGGAGGCCAGGTTTATATGGATGGCGCCAACATGAATGCCCAGGTCGGTTTGTGCCGCCCCGGCGATATCGGCGCAGACGTCTGTCACCTGAACCTTCACAAGACCTTCTCCATTCCCCATGGGGGCGGAGGTCCGGGCGTAGGGCCCATCGCGGTCGCATCGCATCTGGCTCCTTTGCTTCCGCGCCATCCTGTGATTCCGGTGGGAGGGGAGAAAGGCATCGGGCCGGTTTCAGCAGCCCCTTACGGCAGCGCGAGCATCCTGCCGATATCGTGGGTCTACATCGCGCTCATGGGGCCCGCCGGACTCACCGAAGCCACCCGATACGCCATCCTGAACGCCAACTACATCGCGAGACGGCTGGACCCGTACTATCCCCTGGTGTACAAGGGCAAACACGGGATGATCGCCCATGAATGCATCCTGGATCTGCGGCCGCTGAAGAAGAGCGCAGGCATCGAAGTGGATGACGTCGCCAAGCGTCTCATGGACTATGGATTCCACGCTCCCACGGTTTCCTTTCCGGTCGCAGGCACCATGATGGTGGAGCCGACAGAAAGCGAATCCAAAGAGGAACTCGATCGGTTCTGCGAGGCGATGATCGCCATCCGTAAAGAGATCGAGGCGATCGAGCAGGGAAGGATGGATCCGAAGGACAACCTGCTGAAAAATGCGCCGCATACTGCCAAAGCGCTCTTGGCTGAGGAGTGGACCCATCCCTATACCCGCCTCGAGGCGGCCTATCCAGCCGCGGCGACCCGCGAGAACAAGTTCTGGCCCGCGGTGGGTCGCGTTGACAATGTCTACGGCGATCGTCACCTGGTCTGCGGTTTGGCGCCAGCGAAGATACAATCTGCGAAGAAATAGCTGACCTGAATTATTTATGAAGCAGAACCGCACGCCGACCAAGGCCGAACGGTCGGCGAGGGTCAGCGTTTTTCCGCGCCCAAAACCGCTTTTGGTCGCACATTTATGAATGATCCAGACTAAAGGAGTGCGAAAACGAGGAAATGGATCCGCCGCCCCACCATGCGGGGCGGCGGCGCTGTTTTTGAACCTGTTCCGACCGCGGCCTGCTCAGCTGCCGGACAACTCCTGGAGGTATTCTTCGTACTCCTCCGCGCTGAGCATCTCTTTGAGTTCTTCCGGATTGGAGATTCGGATCTTGATCATCCAGGCCTTTTGATGGGGCGACTCGTTGACAAGCTCCGGATTGTCTTCCAGTTTTGCATTGACCTCGAGAACCTCGCCGCTGACGGGACTGAACACCTCGGAGACCGCCTTGACCGATTCGACGGAGCCAAAAGGTTCTGTAGCCTCAAAAGTGTCTCCCACCTCCGGCAGATCCACGTAGACCACGTCCCCCAATTCATGCTGGGCGTAGTCGGTTATGCCTACGATTCCCACATCTCCCTGGACGTGAATCCACTCGTGATCTTTTGTATACAGGTTTTCCTCGGGGTACATAGGGTAAACCTCCGCTGTGACTGAATGCATGAGCCCTTGCAGGGCCGACTCAGGACTTCGTTACTCTCCAGCAAAATGGCGTCGGAACACCCCGGGCCTCACCGGCTTTCCACGGATAATAACACTGAACCCTGTCCTGAAGCTTACCTTTCCAAAGGAGCGAAAAAGTGCATGCGGAATCTAACACTCTTGTGGGGTGGAGTCAAGCTCAATGTATTCCATGAACATACTGAAAACACAGGGTTTATAGTATAAAAATGTGACGGGCAGTCAGGAGTTGGGAGAAAAAGCAGCAGGCAAAGGTGACCACGCAACCTGCATCAGAGTGAGCCCGCGAGAGAGAGCTGCCTGCGGTTTCTTGCACGGATTCGTCCGTTATGGTTCGGGGCCGTTTTTTGGCAGATGGGAGACGGTGAAGATATACTGGAACTGGCGCAGAGTGACGGAGTATAAGATATAGGTCAGGCAGTGATGATTCGACGCTTTCTTTTCCTGAGTTGCCTGTTACTGGCGGCTCCTCATCTATTTTCCCAGACTTCGCCCCGGTTGACAATCCGCAGCGTGCAAGTCCGCGGCAACGTCCGCATCCCTGCGGCCACGATTCTCCACTACGTCTCTGCTGCCCCCGACAAGTTGTACGACGAGGCCGGAACCCGCGCAGATATGCACTTTCTCTATGGCTTGGGAGTATTTCAATCGCTTGAGATCCAGACGCAGGAAGCTGGGGAAGGGGGAATCGACGTCATCTATCGGGTGCGCGAGCAGCCTTTTGTCTCAGAGTTTGTGATCGAAGGTGTGAGCGAGGGAGAACAGGAACAGATCCG includes:
- the gcvP gene encoding aminomethyl-transferring glycine dehydrogenase, producing the protein MASKNPTNKKTLSARGILDDTGSFVHRHIGPSEQDCQSMLEVLGFPTLDALIDKTVPAPIRIQAPLRLEEARSEHVALSGLRELASMNKLFRSYIGMGYYDCITPPVIQRNIFENPGWYTQYTPYQPEISQGRLEALLNFQTMVADLTGLPVANASLLDEATAAAEAMNMCYALSKEERNCFFISDQCHPQIIEVVRTRADAKGIEVLVGDHETFDFAHPVCGALVQYPATDGSICDYSAFIERAHRAGALVAVAADLLSLTLLKAPGEFGADVAVGTSQRFGVPLGYGGPHAAYMSTRDEYKRYMPGRIVGVSKDPHGNEALRLALQTREQHIRREKATSNICTAQVLLAVMASMYAIYHGPCGLRKIAGRIHLLTSVLAKRLAQLGHSVGPELFFDTLRVKLGKGRLAGILDAARAHKINLRIINDTTVGISLDETVTAGDLKDLLIVFGERQGLQEAEIEDLAGTVTASYPAHLARTSSYLTQPVFNRYHSETELLRYTRRLEARDLSLTASMIPLGSCTMKLNGTAEMYPVSWPEFNRIHPFAPLDQTSGYQALFRHLEQALIEITGFAGVSLQPNSGAQGEFTGLLVIRKYLDSRGDGHRNVCLIPHSAHGTNPASAIMAGFKVVVVECDELGNIDVTDLKAKAELHARDLGALMVTYPSTHGVFEEAIKEICAIVHANGGQVYMDGANMNAQVGLCRPGDIGADVCHLNLHKTFSIPHGGGGPGVGPIAVASHLAPLLPRHPVIPVGGEKGIGPVSAAPYGSASILPISWVYIALMGPAGLTEATRYAILNANYIARRLDPYYPLVYKGKHGMIAHECILDLRPLKKSAGIEVDDVAKRLMDYGFHAPTVSFPVAGTMMVEPTESESKEELDRFCEAMIAIRKEIEAIEQGRMDPKDNLLKNAPHTAKALLAEEWTHPYTRLEAAYPAAATRENKFWPAVGRVDNVYGDRHLVCGLAPAKIQSAKK
- the gcvH gene encoding glycine cleavage system protein GcvH, whose product is MYPEENLYTKDHEWIHVQGDVGIVGITDYAQHELGDVVYVDLPEVGDTFEATEPFGSVESVKAVSEVFSPVSGEVLEVNAKLEDNPELVNESPHQKAWMIKIRISNPEELKEMLSAEEYEEYLQELSGS